The genome window TTCTACTTCCTCTTACAGAAAGGCTATCCCGGCTGGATGCATTGTATCGATCTGGGAGCGACCACCATTTGGGAGCGCTGGAATTCCGTGCTTGATGATGGCACGATGAGCGGCACGATGATGAATTCCCTGAACCATTATGCCTATGGTTCTGTTGTGGAGTTTCTTTATAAAAACGTTGCCGGTATCCGTGCGCTGGAGCCGGGATTTAAAAAGGTGCAGATTTCGCCGCTTATTAACCAGAAGCTGAAATATGTGAAAGTTTCTTATGATTCCGTTTATGGAACGTATCGGGTGGAATGGAAGATCAAAAAGGATGGACGGGTTCATGTAACGATAGAGGTTCCTTTCGGCTGCACGGCGCTGGTGGGCTTTCCGTTCTATCCCGGCGAAGCGACCGGTGAGCTGACTGCAGGCGTTTATGAATTTGAATATAAGCCTACGGAGGATCTGCGCTGCAGGTACACAAAGAAGACGCTCTTTAAGGAAATGGTGCAGGATGAGAAGGCTATGGAAATTATTGAACGGGTATCCCCGATGCTCGCAGCATTTCCTGTCGTCCGGGGATGAGGAGTTTCTGCATGAGAGTCTGAACACCTTACAGGGAATGTTTTTCCTTGGTTTTTCACCGGAAATGATTCAAAATCTGACGGATGAATTGACCAAAATATATGAGGAGGGTGGATTTTAAAATGAAGCGGCAAAACAATAGAGTGAGCTACTTTCGGGAGGTTTGCATATGAACTATTATACAAGTGAAAAAGTGACAGACCACATTACCGCCGTCAGGAGTCTGTCCGGAGAAATCATGTATCTTGTGGAGGGAGAGCAAAAGGCGGTACTTATTGATACCTGCGTTGGCGTAGGACATCTCAGACAGTTTGTAGAGAAACTGACGGATAAGCAGATTACGGTATTACTTTCCCACGGGCATATTGATCATGCGATGGGAGCACCTGAGTTTGAACGGGTATATATGAACCGGAAGGATATTCCGCTTTACCAGAGCCAGTGTGCGGTGGAAGAACGAAAGGGATACGTTGCTGCGGGTATTGGTCCGGAAGCGGCAGCTGGGATATCTGAGGAAGAATATGTATCTGCCAGACCGGATTATACGTTCAGGAAACTGGAAGATGGAATGATATTTGACCTGGGCGGAGTTCATGTTGAGGCGCATGAATTCGAAGGCCACACAAAGGGCTGTATGATTTTTGCGGTCAGGGAAGAGAGAGTGCTGATTTTGGGAGATGCCTGCAATAATGCGACCTTTTTATTTGACGATATTTGCAGTACGGTTGCAGAGTATAGGCAGCAGGTGAACCGGGTGAAAAATCTTCTTGTCGGGAAATATGACAGAGTGTTTCTTATGCATCACGTGATGGAAGCGCCGCCCTCGATTTTTGATGAAATGTCGGAGGTGTGCGATGTGATTCTTGCAGGGCAGGCCGATAACATTCCCTTTGATTTTATGGGGAAAAAGGCTTATATTGCGAAAGCGACAAATGAGCGGTTTGAACGGGAAGATGGAAAATTTGCTAATTTGATATATAATCCTGAAAAAGTAAGATAACTGAGGTGAAAATTATGTTTCCAGAAAATTTTTTATGGGGCGGTGCAGTTGCCGCCAATCAGTGCGAAGGCGCATATAAGGAAGATGGCAAGGGCTTATCCATTCAGGATGTAATGCCGCACGGTATCAAGGGCCCGAGGACCAAGTGCCCGACAGAAGATAATATGAAGCTGGTCGGAATTGATTTCTATCATCATTATAAAGAGGACATTCGGCTTTTGGCGGAGATGGGATTCAAGGTATTTCGCCTGTCCATTGCATGGAGCAGAATTTTCCCGAGAGGCGATGAGAAAGAGCCGAATGAAAGGGGGCTGGCTTTTTACGACCAGGTATTTGATGAATGCCATAAGTATGGCATCGAGCCGCTTGTGACGATTTCTCATTATGAGACGCCGCTATACTTGGCAGAGCATTATGACGGGTGGAGAAACAGGGCGTTGATTGGGTTTTATGAAAATTATGTGCGCACGATTTTTACCCGGTATAAAGATAAGGTGAAATATTGGCTGACTTTTAATGAGATTAATTCGATACTGAATTCTCCTTTTATGAGCGGTGGAATCAACACGCCGAAGGAGGAACTCTCAGAATCGGATCTGTATCAGGCGATACATCATGAACTGGTGGCGTCTGCACTGGCAACAAAAATCGGGCATGAGATCAATCCTGATTTTAAGATTGGCTGTATGATCCTTAGCATGCCGATCTATCCGCTGTCACCGGATCCGGCAGATGTGATCAGGGCAATGGAGGAGAACCATCAGAATTCTATGTTTACAGATATTCATGTAAGGGGAGAGTATCCGGGGTACATGAAGCGGTACTTAAAAGAGCATGGAATTAAGGTTACATTTGCCGATGGCGACAGAGAGATCTTGAAGAATACGGTAGACTTTATTTCTTTTAGTTACTATGTAAGTGTCTGCGCCACTGCTGATCCGGAAAAAAATATCCGTGGGGAAGGAAATCTGCTGGGCGGCGTACCGAATCCTTATCTTGAAGCATCAGAGTGGGGGTGGCAGATTGATCCAAGAGGTCTTCGATATATTTGCAATGAACTTTGGGACAGATACCAAAAGCCGCTGTTCGTGGTGGAAAATGGTCTGGGAGCGGTTGACCGGTTTGTAATGAATGAGGCAGGCGAATGGACGGTAAATGATGATTATCGGATTGACTATATAAAAAATCATCTGCTGTAGCTTGAGGAAGCGATTGAAGATGGAGTGGATGTGATGGGATACACTGCATGGGGCTGTATCGATCTTGTCAGCGCATCATCTGCAGAACTAGGGAAGCGTTATGGTTTCATTTACGTTGACCGAAATGATGATGGCAGTGGAACTCTTAAGAGATATAGGAAAAAGAGTTTTTACTGGTATAAAGATGTCATTGCATCGAATGGCACATCTCTTCACGAAAGGGAGGATTGACTATGAAGTATCTAAGCATTGATGTAGGCGGTACTTTCACTAAATTTGCACTGATGGATGAAGAATGTAATTTTTACGAAAAGGATAAGGTGCCGACCAGGAAAGACAAGCTGGAAGAGTTTGTGGATATGCTGGTAGAATTATATGACCGGTATGCTGATATGGTGGATGGAATTGCCATTTGTGCACCGGGTATGATTGATAGTGAAACGGGATTTATGTATAACGGCGGCTCTATTTTTTGCATAAAGAACATTAATATTGTCGAAATACTGGAGAAACGCTTACATGTTCCGGTCACAATAGAGAATGA of Roseburia hominis contains these proteins:
- a CDS encoding MBL fold metallo-hydrolase, with amino-acid sequence MNYYTSEKVTDHITAVRSLSGEIMYLVEGEQKAVLIDTCVGVGHLRQFVEKLTDKQITVLLSHGHIDHAMGAPEFERVYMNRKDIPLYQSQCAVEERKGYVAAGIGPEAAAGISEEEYVSARPDYTFRKLEDGMIFDLGGVHVEAHEFEGHTKGCMIFAVREERVLILGDACNNATFLFDDICSTVAEYRQQVNRVKNLLVGKYDRVFLMHHVMEAPPSIFDEMSEVCDVILAGQADNIPFDFMGKKAYIAKATNERFEREDGKFANLIYNPEKVR